Below is a window of Staphylococcus succinus DNA.
TGGGGTGGTGGCGGTATCGCCTCATTCTTCGGTGGTATTGTTTCAACAGCGATTGGATGGAAATGGATTTTTATCATATCAATCATTGTGTCCTTAATTTCTATCTTACTTATTAAAGGCACGCCCGAAGTACGTGCTCAATCTAAAGCAAATAAAAAATTCGACATTGCCGGATTAGTTATTTTCGTTATATTTGTATTTAGCATTAACCTTATTATTACTCAAAGTTCAGATTATGGTCTATTTTCTCCGTTAATATTAACAATGATAGCTATATTTATTGTTTCACTTATTGTATTTATTATTGTTGAAAGAAGAATAAACAATCCATTAATTGATTTTAAAATCTTTAAAGATATGGGTTATACCGGTTCAACACTATCTAACTTTTTAATGAATGCCGTTGCAGGAACATTAATAGTCGGCAATACATTTGTTCAAGAATCACTAGGTTTTAATGCATTCCAATCAGGTGCGCTGACAATTACTTACCTCGTTACAGTAATTGCTACGATTCGTATTGGAGAAAAAATATTACAGCATTTAGGTGCTAAAAAACCTATGGTTATAGGTAGTTTACTTAATATGATTGGTATTATTTTAATATCATTTACATTCTTACCTAATACACTATACGTGGTATTTTGTATCATCGGTTATTTCATTTATGGTCTAGGTTTAGGTTTCTATGCTACACCTTCTATGGATACAGCTATTGCAAATGCTTCAGAAGATCAAATAGGTATGGCCTCAGGTGTATACAAAATGTCTTCATCACTAGGTAATGCTTTTGGTGTCGCATTGTCCGGTACAATTTATGCTATTGGTAAAACAGCATTAAGTTTAGAAACTAGTGCAATGCTTGGCTTTGGGTTAAACGTATTATTAGCCCTATTATCGTTTATTATCGTTCTATTTGCTATTCCAAGAAAACAAGGTATCGAAAGTTAACGCCTTTTTCTATTTATGAAGTTATTTTTATTTCAAATAAAAATTTACAACTAAAAACGCCTCCGTATAAATTTATTTAAATTTGAATTTATACGGAGGTGTTTTTCTATGAAAGATAATAAATTCCTATGGAAAAACAATATAAATATAGCAAGTTGTTTTTAGTATGTTATAAAATATTATTCCAACATATATTGACATCGCTTACAATTCACTCTATCTTAATATTAAGTTAATTATTTTTTAAATTAAAATTAATAAAGGAGGGAATTAGCTTTATGTTCAACTTTTTAAAACCTGCGAAGCATATCAAATCGCTTCCATCAGAAAAAGTAGATGATACATACAAACGTTTAAGGTTACAAGTGTTCCTTGGTATTTTCTTAGGCTATGCTGGTTATTA
It encodes the following:
- a CDS encoding MFS transporter — translated: MLKETDFKGNGRLLTGIVLGVITFWLFSSSLVNIVPTLKEEFGANAGIINAAVSITALFSGMFVVGAGSLADKFGYVKMTYIGLALNILGSLLIIISSAVPLFITGRIIQGFSAAIVMPATLSLVKAYYNGRHRQAALSYWSIGSWGGGGIASFFGGIVSTAIGWKWIFIISIIVSLISILLIKGTPEVRAQSKANKKFDIAGLVIFVIFVFSINLIITQSSDYGLFSPLILTMIAIFIVSLIVFIIVERRINNPLIDFKIFKDMGYTGSTLSNFLMNAVAGTLIVGNTFVQESLGFNAFQSGALTITYLVTVIATIRIGEKILQHLGAKKPMVIGSLLNMIGIILISFTFLPNTLYVVFCIIGYFIYGLGLGFYATPSMDTAIANASEDQIGMASGVYKMSSSLGNAFGVALSGTIYAIGKTALSLETSAMLGFGLNVLLALLSFIIVLFAIPRKQGIES